Proteins co-encoded in one Yamadazyma tenuis chromosome 1, complete sequence genomic window:
- the ERG25_1 gene encoding C-4 sterol methyl oxidase (EggNog:ENOG503NU50; COG:I): MSASQVFNDYSSFGNVTTLAEAFNNFNQLPQLSFVEKLWGTYYYYINNDLFATGLLIFINHEINYFGRCIPWMVIDNIPFFRKWKIQETKVPSNREQWECMKSVLTSHFLVEVFPIWFFHPLCAKLGIAFSVPFPAWTTIAKHLAIFFILEDAWHYWLHRGLHYGVFYKYIHKQHHRYAAPFGLAAEYAHPIEVMLLGFGTVGIPIVYCLITGNLHLFTINLWVALRLFQAIDAHSGYEFPWSLHHFLPFWAGADHHDEHHHHFIGSYASSFRWWDFFLNTEAGPIAKKKRESRMKTRAEMHQKKVQ, from the coding sequence ATGTCGGCATCTCAGGTTTTTAACGATTATTCTTCGTTTGGAAATGTCACCACCTTGGCTGAAgccttcaacaacttcaatcAGTTGCCCCAATTAAgctttgttgaaaaattatGGGGGACATATTATTATTACATCAATAACGATTTGTTCGCTACTGGattgttgattttcatcaaccacGAAATCAActattttggaagatgtATTCCCTGGATGGTAATCGACAACATTCCATTTTTCAGAAAATGGAAGATTCAAGAAACCAAGGTTCCTTCCAACAGAGAACAATGGGAATGTATGAAATCAGTGTTGACTTCAcatttcttggtggaagtaTTTCCAATCTGGTTCTTCCATCCTTTATGTGCTAAGTTGGGAATTGCTTTCTCGGTGCCTTTCCCAGCCTGGACCACCATAGCTAAGCACTTGGCAATTTTCTTtattttggaagatgcATGGCATTACTGGTTGCACAGAGGTTTGCATTATGGGGTTTTCTATAAGtatatccacaaacagcaCCATCGGTACGCAGCTCCGTTTGGATTGGCTGCTGAATATGCTCATCCTATTGAGGTGATGTTGTTGGGATTCGGAACTGTTGGTATTCCCATTGTGTACTGTTTGATCACTGGAAACTTGCACCTTTttaccatcaacttgtGGGTTGCCTTGAGATTATTCCAGGCCATTGATGCTCATTCAGGTTATGAGTTTCCTTGGTCCTTGCACCATTTCTTGCCATTCTGGGCCGGTGCTGACCATCACGATGAgcatcaccaccactttATTGGTAGTTATGCCAGTAGTTTTAGATGGTGGgactttttcttgaacactGAAGCTGGCCCAATtgccaagaagaagagagaatcCAGAATGAAGACAAGAGCTGAAATGCACCAGAAGAAGGTTCAGTAG
- a CDS encoding uncharacterized protein (EggNog:ENOG503P3S2; COG:S) translates to MLGIALLLHCAYSAYEYNKLPISYNRSDLLLELVISLCLIFYSSVTNIQMPSRLNLDNEIVHSPSPYLNFIHINKSLKESNEFGIDDYSKFSNRLDFIDIVKMRREYNVYASSIEKST, encoded by the coding sequence ATGTTGGGAATAGCATTACTCTTGCACTGTGCCTACTCGGCCTATGAGTACAATAAGCTCCCCATTTCATACAACAGGTCGGACTTGCTTCTTGAGTTGGTGATAAGTCTCTGCTTGATCTTCTATTCTTCCGTCACCAACATTCAAATGCCTCTGAGGCTCAACCTCGATAACGAGATTGTTCATTCACCATCTCCTTACTTGAACTTTATACATATCAACAAAAGCTTGAAAGAGTCGAATGAGTTTGGTATTGACGACTACTCCAAGTTCAGCAACCGGTTGGACTTTATTGATATTGTCAAGATGAGACGAGAATACAATGTATATGCTTCATCAATTGAGAAAAGTACATGA
- the SGA1 gene encoding Glucoamylase, intracellular sporulation-specific (EggNog:ENOG503NVQU; COG:G; CAZy:GH15): protein MKFSLWLLAVSVPLSTALPLGLKQYFFNLLVDIRSSDPFPVDPTFSDNVNKTTLDSWLADEYDVAWNNLLRNIGNSSTCLDPNIFPGVIVASPSKVKPDYYYQWTRDSSLTIRTLIHYLQDSVNKSDSDPRFQEYQWLVENYIWNNFHLQRLPTMSGDFDSGNTLGEPKYLVNNSQFNQNWGRPQNDGPGLRISSILSFVSLELPSQTGLNTTFIFNEIIKPDLLFVANNWMKESFDLWEEIKSLHFFTSSVQLKGLLDGIQFINSNSYLNVDQEVVDTLVTNYKDLKKFIESYYISTKTNYVLESPALFPHTRSGLDSAVLLGAIHSHDMNENDKLIPFDIDSNHILNHLVKIAGDMKSRYPINHHLDFSNAVGIGRYPEDVYDGYGTSEGNPWFISTATAAELLYKFAYKLVTAKEDLIITAANKDFFKLVLQLDDTQDFVVIKYKSAVFNDLIENLLKFSDNFLVVVKDHVDLKGGVSEQFNKYHGFMEGARDLTWSYSSLLNAFRWRGKVMKLVT, encoded by the coding sequence ATGAAGTTTTCCTTATGGTTATTGGCAGTTTCGGTGCCCTTGCTGACGGCTTTACCCTTGGGATTAAAACAATACTTTTTTAACTTGTTGGTTGACATCAGGTCATCAGATCCATTTCCAGTTGATCCTACGTTCTCCGACAACGTCAACAAAACCACACTTGATTCGTGGCTAGCTGATGAGTACGACGTGGCGTGGAACAACTTGCTCCGCAACATTGGTAACTCTTCCACTTGTTTGGACCCTAATATCTTTCCGGGTGTGATTGTGGcttcaccatcaaaagTCAAACCTGACTATTATTACCAGTGGACCAGAGACAGTTCTTTAACAATCCGGACCTTGATACACTATTTGCAGGACTCGGTGAATAAATCCGACTCTGACCCCAGGTTTCAAGAATACCAGTGGTTGGTAGAAAATTATATCTGGAACAACTTCCACTTGCAGCGGTTACCCACGATGTCAGGGGACTTCGACTCGGGAAACACTTTGGGAGAGCCCAAgtacttggtcaacaataGCCAGTTCAACCAAAATTGGGGAAGACCTCAGAACGATGGGCCCGGCCTTAGAATCTCCTCGATATTATCGTTTGTCAGCTTGGAGTTACCTTCTCAGACAGGCTTAAACACCACGTTTATCTTCAACGAGATCATCAAGCCTGATTTACTCTTTGTGGCTAACAACTGGATGAAAGAGTCGTTTGACTTATgggaagaaatcaagtcCTTGCACTTTTTTACGTCACTGGTACAGTTGAAAGGATTGTTGGATGGAATTCAGTTCATTAACCTGAACTCTTATTTGAACGTTGACCAGGAAGTGGTTGATACGTTGGTCACCAACtacaaggatttgaaaaagtttaTTGAGTCATACTATATCAGTACCAAGACCAATTATGTGCTTGAATCTCCTGCTTTGTTTCCTCATACCAGATCTGGTTTGGACTCGGCAGTATTGTTGGGGGCTATTCATTCCCATGACATGAATGAAAACGATAAGCTTATACCTTTTGACATTGACAGCAACCATATCTTGAACcatttggtgaagattgCTGGTGACATGAAATCAAGATATCCCATTAATCACCATTTGGACTTCAGCAATGCGGTTGGGATCGGTAGATATCCTGAAGATGTTTATGACGGTTACGGTACTAGTGAAGGAAATCCATGGTTCATTTCGACTGCTACTGCTGCAGAATTGCTTTATAAGTTCGCCTACAAATTGGTGACTGCTAAAGAGGACTTGATCATCACGGCTGCAAATAaagatttcttcaaattggtgtTGCAACTTGACGATACACAGGACTTTGTTGTAATCAAGTATAAGTCGGCGGTTTTTaatgacttgattgaaaatCTTCTCAAATTCAGTGACAATTTCTTAGTAGTGGTGAAAGATCATGTGGACTTGAAGGGTGGTGTCAGCGAGCAGTTCAATAAGTACCATGGTTTCATGGAAGGAGCCAGAGACTTGACATGGAGTTATTCCAGTTTATTGAATGCTTTCAGGTGGAGAGGTAAGGTTATGAAACTAGTGACTTAG
- the IRC5 gene encoding Putative ATPase (COG:A; EggNog:ENOG503NX78) translates to MTLEDPELQHKASEILNESDNEQDEFNSLPNNAKVERLNNLIKKSQIYSQIIADKILQKQIQQKDNGSPTKKRQKRNGNVLEMLTSKQSSRQPKLVKGTMKPYQLEGLNWLIRLYENGLNGILADEMGLGKTLQCISFISFLIEQGITGPYLIVAPLSTISNWYSELKRFTPSLQVLQYIGTKDSRKIMGFEGFNIVLTSYELSIKDFSKLAKCNWKFLIIDEGHRLKNMDCLLIKILKKLDVANRLLITGTPLQNNLNELWSLLNFILPDIFHDLKLFQQWFNFDEIENIQSVKDEEIKQFIEKNFKKNLIKNLHTILSPFILRRLKKDVLNLPPKKEYLIHIELTDYQKRLYLSALNNDLYNGIFELYKYEYEKFNLSRRDPKKYGKELDDAIKSQLKSLKLQNLVMQLRNICNSPYIYYEPFPVEKNLTKYDSSPRDKEDRFIELLIKNSSKFTIIDQLIDKLEGHKILIFSQFTRTLDLLSDYFRYKGIETCRFDGSTAHVDRDKEIKKFKTTASQVFLLSTRSGGLGINLIDADTVILFDNDWNPQVDIQAIDRSHRIGQDKPVKIFRFLVKNSIEELLIIKNYSKRFLERLVIQIGSKNFDRLADFEVEFSNLVKLSQQFGMSIEGFEFDINNGSGCPLLTEEELDELTDRSDECFKNTGRWDNISVFESVSKLDEQST, encoded by the coding sequence ATGACGCTTGAAGACCCAGAGTTACAACATAAGGCTTCCGAGATCTTGAACGAGCTGGACAATGAACAAGATGAGTTCAACAGTTTGCCCAACAACGCCAAGGTGGAGAGATTGAATaatctcatcaaaaagtccCAAATTTATTCTCAGATCATTGCTGATAAGATTCTTCAGAAGCAGATTCAACAGAAGGATAATGGAAGTCCCACTAAGAAACGGCAGAAACGCAATGGAAATgtgttggagatgttgaCCAGCAAACAAAGTAGTCGTCAACCTAAGCTCGTGAAGGGAACAATGAAACCTTATCAGTTGGAGGGATTAAACTGGTTAATCAGGCTTTATGAAAATGGTCTTAACGGGATTTTGGCAGACGAAATGGGGTTGGGGAAAACACTTCAGTGTATTTCTTTCATAAGTTTTTTGATTGAACAAGGTATAACTGGACCTTATTTGATTGTTGCTCCTCTTTCAACCATTTCCAATTGGTATAGTGAGCTCAAGAGATTTACTCCAAGCTTGCAGGTTTTACAATATATTGGAACCAAGGATTCTAGAAAGATCATGGGATTTGAAGGATTTAATATTGTTCTTACGTCTTATGAGTTATCTATAAAagacttctccaagttggcTAAGTGTAAttggaagtttttgattattgatgaaggtCATAGACTCAAAAACATGGATTGCTTGCTTATTAAGATTCTTAAGAAATTGGATGTTGCAAATCGGCTTTTGATCACAGGGACTCCACTTcaaaacaacttgaatgaaCTTTGgtctttgttgaacttcatctTACCAGATATCTTTCATGATTTAAAATTGTTTCAACAGTGGTTCaattttgatgaaattgaaaatatcCAATCTGTTAAAGACGAAGAAATAAAGCAGttcattgaaaagaacttcaagaagaatttgataaAGAATTTGCATACCATCTTGTCTCCATTTATATTGAGAAGACTCAAAAAAGACGTGTTGAACTTACCTCCTAAAAAGGAGTACTTGATTCATATTGAGTTGACCGACTATCAGAAGAGATTGTACTTGAGTGCATTGAATAACGACCTTTACAATGGGATCTTCGAATTATACAAGTACGAATACGAAAAATTCAACCTTAGCAGAAGAGATCCCAAAAAGTATGGAAAAGAGCTTGACGACGCTATTAAAAGTCAATTGAAGAGCTTAAAATTACAAAACCTTGTGATGCAATTACGTAACATTTGCAACTCCCCATACATTTACTATGAGCCTTTTCCTGTggaaaagaacttgacgAAATACGACTCTCTGCCAAGAGATAAAGAAGATAGGTTCATTGAACTACTTATAAAGAACTCCTCCAAGTTCACTATCATTGACCAATTGATAgacaaacttgaaggacaTAAAATATTGATTTTTTCTCAGTTTACGAGAACATTAGACCTTTTATCTGATTATTTCCGTTATAAGGGGATTGAAACGTGCCGTTTTGACGGGTCTACTGCCCACGTCGATAGagacaaagaaatcaaaaagttcaaaacTACCGCAAGTCAAGTATTTTTGCTCAGTACCAGATCAGGTGGGTTGGGAATTAATTTAATAGATGCCGATACTGTGATATTGTTTGATAATGATTGGAACCCTCAAGTTGATATCCAGGCCATCGATAGAAGTCACAGAATTGGCCAAGACAAACCCGTCAAGATCTTCAGGTTTTTAGTGAAAAATCTGATTgaagagttgttgattatAAAGAACTACAGTAAGCGGTTTTTAGAGAGGTTGGTTATTCAGATAGGAAGTAAGAATTTCGATCGGTTGGCTGACTTTGAGGTTGAGTTTAGTAATTTGGTCAAGCTTTCCCAGCAGTTCGGTATGAGCATAGAAGGGTTTGAGTTTGATATTAATAATGGACTGGGATGTCCTCTACttacagaagaagaactcgaTGAATTAACTGATAGAAGCGACGAATGTTTTAAAAACACTGGCAGGTGGGATAACATATCTGTATTCGAAAGTGTTAGCAAGCTAGACGAACAGTCCACATAA
- the cbp3 gene encoding Serine carboxypeptidase 3 (COG:C; EggNog:ENOG503P27E), producing the protein MIRTRISVRPQVFGLRWLSNQSKVNFQTQSILQQFKDKEPEMDAPSKMASESTLPHIQQDLNIKPKQAKKKSAFLSDSKEEAEGFEMSSIKQSLGQMVIKLFKIDMDSARAGSVAGSKYFGDCKKQGMYYPNEPLSDTAKFYYETLQLPQSFSQWFQITTLHYWMLAVRMRAMPFKYGKNYQQKLVDRIFRDMELRLAEELGITSNRLIENYLKEYHTQMLGCVLSFDEGLMTDDTTLGAAIWRNVLNGNPNVDMRHVEALVSYVRGNLYVLNQITDREFGFGKFEFVPPHQVVKPLTAAQKEALKEMAKKEFANKNLPSQKTVLSLDE; encoded by the coding sequence ATGATTAGAACTAGAATCTCAGTTAGACCACAAGTATTTGGCCTTAGATGGCTCAGTAACCAGAGCAAAGTCAACTTCCAGACCCAGAGTATTCTCCAGCAGTTTAAAGACAAAGAACCCGAAATGGACGCCCCTAGTAAAATGGCGTCTGAGTCCACCTTACCTCACATCCAGCAAGATCTCAATatcaaacccaaacaagcaaagaagaaactggCTTTCTTGTCCGACagcaaagaagaagcagaaggaTTTGAAATGTCCAGCATTAAACAAAGCTTGGGTCAGATGGTTatcaagttattcaaaatTGATATGGATAGTGCAAGAGCCGGTTCTGTTGCTGGTTCCAAATATTTTGGAGACTGTAAAAAACAGGGAATGTACTACCCCAACGAACCACTCAGCGACACTGCTAAGTTCTACTACGAAACATTACAACTTCCACAGTCATTTTCTCAGTGGTTTCAGATAACCACCTTACATTATTGGATGCTCGCTGTGCGGATGAGAGCGATGCCCTTTAAGTACGGTAAGAACTATCAACAGAAATTAGTGGACAGAATTTTCAGAGACATGGAATTGCGGTTGGCCGAAGAGTTGGGAATCACTTCCAACCGTCTTATTGAAAACTACTTGAAAGAATACCACACCCAGATGTTGGGATGCGTATTATCATTTGACGAAGGATTAATGACTGATGACACTACTTTGGGAGCAGCTATATGGAGAAATGTCTTGAATGGGAACCCCAACGTGGACATGAGACATGTTGAGGCGTTGGTAAGTTATGTGAGAGGAAACTTGTATGTGTTGAACCAAATCACCGATAGAGagtttgggtttggaaaATTCGAGTTTGTACCACCCCATCAGGTAGTGAAACCTTTGACGGCCGCGCAGAAAGAAGCATTAAAGGAGATGGCTAAGAAGGAGTTTGCTAACAAGAACTTGCCATCGCAAAAGACTGTTCTCTCGTTGGACGAGTAG
- a CDS encoding uncharacterized protein (EggNog:ENOG503NWZM; COG:K) has translation MAQANLIQDKSAMSTPDQFKNIRILNINDTTKAAKCLLAAFGTDDLATLLVNHIDDPKHKVLCELSLYEAYVRQHIMAGLVLGINETEEEFETVGVWSLPDSIEKGLESFSTLMKSGYGKVWEIYGEEGRFKVFDGMLPLLHDTCERILTTDSRFHKKKLFTLVYLGSTEAARGKGNVRKMFDFMFQNYIDVCPDNLSYLESSALSNIPIYERFGFHFYEDIMLGEKKAGSEPGNDYAVMNVMIRGTNGHDWTKDAPVSSPKL, from the coding sequence ATGGCCCAAGCTAATCTCATTCAAGATAAGTCCGCAATGTCTACTCCAGATCAATTCAAGAATATCAGAATATTGAACATCAACGATACCACCAAAGCCGCCAAATGCTTGTTGGCTGCCTTTGGCACTGATGATTTGGCCACATTGTTGGTAAATCATATCGATGATCCCAAGCACAAAGTCCTCTGTGAATTGTCTCTTTATGAAGCCTACGTCAGACAACACATCATGGCGGGTTTAGTTCTTGGAATTAATGAAACCGAAGAGGAATTCGAAACCGTCGGTGTATGGTCCCTACCTGATTCCATCGAGAAAGGATTAGAGAGCTTCTCCACCTTGATGAAGTCAGGTTATGGGAAAGTATGGGAAATAtatggagaagaaggcaGATTCAAAGTGTTTGATGGAATGTTACCTTTATTGCATGATACTTGTGAACGGATTCTCACCACCGACTCGAGATTCCataagaagaagttgttcaCCTTGGTGTATTTGGGGTCTACTGAAGCTGCAAGAGGAAAAGGAAACGTGAGAAAGATGTTTGATTTTATGTTCCAAAACTATATCGATGTCTGTCCTGACAATCTTTCATACTTGGAAAGCAGTGCCTTGAGTAATATCCCCATTTATGAGCGGTTCGGATTCCATTTCTATGAAGATATTATGTTGGGAGAGAAGAAGGCTGGATCTGAGCCAGGTAACGATTATGCGGTAATGAACGTCATGATCAGAGGTACAAATGGCCATGATTGGACTAAAGATGCACCTGTATCCAGCCCTAAATTGTAG